TCACGAGTTGGTGCCTTCCGATCAAGGTGGTGTCCGGGCGGTGCTGCGAGTCTCGGTCACCCGGCCCCGCGTGTCACGGTCCGGGATGTGGTGCTCACATCGCGGACATCTCGACGTACCGCCTGTCCCAGCCTAGTCCGCCCGCCCCAACCGGGCCCCGGAGCGCGACCACACGCACACACGATCCCCGCACGACGACGTCGCACGCGCGGGGCGCAGGGCGTGTCAGCCGCGCTTCTGCGCGCGCCGCGTCCGCCACTCGGCGAGCCGCGAACGTCGTGTCTGCACGACCGGCCCGCCCTGGCGCAACAGCTCGGCGCGCAGGAGCGCGTCGCGCTCGCGACGCTCCGCCCGACGCTGCTGGGCGCGCGCACGCAGCGACGCGAGCGAGATCCGCCCCCGGAACCGCTGCCACCTCGTGCCGTGCGCGGCGATGCCGGCGACCACGTCGTCTGCCTGCGCCCACAGCGCCTCGGCGTCGGCCTCCGACGGAAGGCCCGGACCGAACACGGCGGTGTCCGCGGACCGCGCGAGCGGCTGCACGCGCACGCCCGGGAACGAGGCCTCGAGGGCGCGGGCGCTCTCGGCGCGCGTCGCGAACCGCGACACGAGCTCGCGACGGTCGTGCGCGGCGTCGAGCACTTCGTCCCACGCCCCCGTCACACGGTCGAGCGGGGCGGGCGCGGTACGCCGCCGCCGCTGGCGACGCGCCTTCGCCGCGAGGATGAGGAACGGCGGCAGCACGACGACGAGGACGGGCACGGCGATCGACAGCGTGAGCGTCACGATGAGCCGCCAGTCGGTCGGGTCCTCGACGATCTCGTCGTCCGAGTCGACCTCGGGGTTCTCGATGTCCTCCTTGGGCGGCGTGACCGGGTCCTCCGGCGGCGGCGGGGGCTGCACGACCTCGGGCTGCGGCTCGGAGTCCTGCGGCTCCGTCTCCTCGCTCGGCGTGCGGGACTCGTCGGGCGTCGGGAAGTACGGCACCCAGCCGTACCGCTCGTACGCGATCTCGACCCACGCCTGGATCTCGTTGCCGGTGATCTCGGCGTCGCTCGTCGCGCCGTCGGGAGCCCGGAAGCCCATGACGACGCGGGCGGGCAGGCCGAGGTGGCGCGCCATGAGCGCCATCGCGGACGCGTACTGCTCGCCGTCGCCGACCATGAGCTCGCCCGTGAGCAGCTCGTCGATGCGGGCGGCGCCGTGGCCGGACAGCGACGGGTAGTCCCCGGCCGCCTCGATGCCGTGGCTGAACCAGCCCTGCTGCAGGGTCGCCTCGACCGCGCGCGCGACGAGCGCGGGGCTCGCCGCCTCGGACGCGATCGTGGAGGCGCGCTGCGCGACCGAGTCGGGGACGCGCTCGAGCTCCGGCTGCGCGATCGTCGCGGCGACCGCGGACGCGAGCTCCTCGTCGGACGGGACCTCGGGCACGATCGTCTCGGCGCGGTACCGGTCCCCGGCGCGCAGGCCCTCAGGGAGGACGGCGCCGCCGGTCGCGTCGTTGAAGCGGAAGGCGCGCTGCTGCTCGCGGCTGCGCCGGCCTTCGAAGGTCAGGCTCGTCGTCTGGCCGACCATCGGCATCCAGACGCCGTCGAGCGCCTCGATCGTGAACGCGACCTCGGCGCGGGTGCCGGTGACGTTCGTCGGGATCTGCTCGCCGACGCGGCGGAACGCGCCGGTCGAGCTGCTCGCGGACTCGTCCGCGACGTTCCAGACGACGCCGTCGAACGCGTCCATCGTCGCGAGCCGCACGAGCGAGCCCTCGGGCAGGCCCTCGACGCGGAACAGCGGCTTCTCGGGGAAGTCCTTGACGTAGCGGCGCCAGGCGGCGAGCGGGCTCGCGTGGTCGTTCGGGTCGAACGGCGGAACGATCTCGTTGCGGAGCACGGTGCGGGGCGCGTCGCCCGCGACCTGCGGCGTCACGACGAGCCCTGAGGCGACGGCGACGCCCGCCATGAGCACGAGGGTGACGATGCGGCGGGGGTGCCAGCTGCGCAGGCGCCACGCGACCCAGGGCGTGAGGAGCACGGCCATGCCGAGGCCGACGACGGTCGCGTAGGGCGCCTCGACGGTGCCGAGCAGGATCGACACGACGAGGACGATCCCGGGCACGATGCTCGCGGCGATGACGGAGACGGCGGCGGCGCGGCGCGTCGCGCCTTCGCTCGCGAGGGGCCGATGAGCGCCGCGTGCGGCGCCCGGGGAGGCCCACCCGGTCCAGGACGACGCCGCGACGGTGCCGAGCATGCCCGCGACGACCGTCCCGCCAAGCGCGAGGACGAACGGCGCGACCATGAGGTTGTCGACCGGGCCGATCGGCGGTTCGAGGGTGAGCATCTCCTTCCACACGGCGACGAGGCCGCTGACGAGCGACACGAGCGTCTCGAGGGACGGCACGACGCGCGCGACCGTCGTCGACGGCGCGGCGAGCGCCCCGCCGAGGAGGAGGTAGACGCCGAGCGTCAGGCCGACGACGACGAACGACGACCAGCCGCGCTCGCGTGCGACGAGCACGACGAGAGCGCCGAGCAGGACACCGCCGACGATCGGCAGGAGGACCGTCGAGGTGCCGTAGACGGGCAGCAGGACGAGGAGCGCGAGGACGATCGCGAGGCCGAGCACGGTGACGTCGATGACGCGGCGGACGCCGGGAGGCGTCGTGTGGACCCCGGACAGCTCGACGTCGCGGACCTTCTGCTCCGTGGCCCTCACGGTGACACCAGCCTGGAGACGAGGCGCGGCAGGTCGGCGAGGTCGCCGATGTGCGCGACGGACAGGCGGCCGAGCGTCTGCATGCGCAGCTCGTGGCCGAGCGAGACGACGATGATCGCCGTGCGCACGCCTGCAGGGACGTGGAGGGCGGAGCGGCGCAGCTCGGCGGCGTCTGGGACGGAGCCGGTGACGACGATGACCATGGAGGCGTGCGGGACGGACTGCGCGACGGTGCGGGTCACGCCGGGTCCGGTCGGGCCGGGACGGGAGGCGAGGCCGGCGCAGTCGTCGAGGAAGCGCGGCGGCGTGCCGGTGCGCAGCACGTCCTCGCCGGAGAGCGCGGTGATCTCGAGGCCCTCGCGGACGGCCTGCGCGCCGAGCGACGCGAACACCTCGACGGCGGCCTCGTACTCGTCCTCGTCGAGGTAGGCGGCGCGCGAGTCCTCGAGCGCGAGCGCCGTGTGCGTGCGTCGCGTGTCCTCGTACTGGCGGACCATGAGCTTGTTGAGGCGGGCGCTCGTGCGCCAGTGGATGTTGCGGCGGTCGTCGCCGGCGACGTACTCGCGCAGCGCGTGGAAGGACATGTCGTTCTCGGAGACGACGCGGGTCGTCTGTCCTTCGAGGTCGCGCATGACGCCGGTGCGGGCGGAGGCGAGCGACACGATGCGCGGGTGGATG
This genomic window from Flavimobilis soli contains:
- a CDS encoding transglutaminase domain-containing protein, with translation MRATEQKVRDVELSGVHTTPPGVRRVIDVTVLGLAIVLALLVLLPVYGTSTVLLPIVGGVLLGALVVLVARERGWSSFVVVGLTLGVYLLLGGALAAPSTTVARVVPSLETLVSLVSGLVAVWKEMLTLEPPIGPVDNLMVAPFVLALGGTVVAGMLGTVAASSWTGWASPGAARGAHRPLASEGATRRAAAVSVIAASIVPGIVLVVSILLGTVEAPYATVVGLGMAVLLTPWVAWRLRSWHPRRIVTLVLMAGVAVASGLVVTPQVAGDAPRTVLRNEIVPPFDPNDHASPLAAWRRYVKDFPEKPLFRVEGLPEGSLVRLATMDAFDGVVWNVADESASSSTGAFRRVGEQIPTNVTGTRAEVAFTIEALDGVWMPMVGQTTSLTFEGRRSREQQRAFRFNDATGGAVLPEGLRAGDRYRAETIVPEVPSDEELASAVAATIAQPELERVPDSVAQRASTIASEAASPALVARAVEATLQQGWFSHGIEAAGDYPSLSGHGAARIDELLTGELMVGDGEQYASAMALMARHLGLPARVVMGFRAPDGATSDAEITGNEIQAWVEIAYERYGWVPYFPTPDESRTPSEETEPQDSEPQPEVVQPPPPPEDPVTPPKEDIENPEVDSDDEIVEDPTDWRLIVTLTLSIAVPVLVVVLPPFLILAAKARRQRRRRTAPAPLDRVTGAWDEVLDAAHDRRELVSRFATRAESARALEASFPGVRVQPLARSADTAVFGPGLPSEADAEALWAQADDVVAGIAAHGTRWQRFRGRISLASLRARAQQRRAERRERDALLRAELLRQGGPVVQTRRSRLAEWRTRRAQKRG
- a CDS encoding DUF58 domain-containing protein, translated to MPPVPVAPAALRRAAAPVTHGLAVVRRPLARALGHATPLGWTVFALAVLGILAGRRLGWDELVTGGVTLAGLLVISIILTLGRSTYSVELDLADRRVTVGQRALGRIAVTNVGRSRMLPAEIELPVGAGAASFEMPSMAAGAVHEEVFAVPTARRAVVVVGPVRSVRGDALGLVRRQLRWTEPEELYIHPRIVSLASARTGVMRDLEGQTTRVVSENDMSFHALREYVAGDDRRNIHWRTSARLNKLMVRQYEDTRRTHTALALEDSRAAYLDEDEYEAAVEVFASLGAQAVREGLEITALSGEDVLRTGTPPRFLDDCAGLASRPGPTGPGVTRTVAQSVPHASMVIVVTGSVPDAAELRRSALHVPAGVRTAIIVVSLGHELRMQTLGRLSVAHIGDLADLPRLVSRLVSP